In Pseudomonas lalkuanensis, the following are encoded in one genomic region:
- a CDS encoding maltoporin: MSTTIKGLWVLPCALFAVSGVAQAVEFTGYMRSGAGGSSEGGTQSCFQLPGAQSKYRLGNECEQYIELDLRQDLARLDDGSVISVEGMAQLFNEYGHTPEFTGDHGFTRMNQMYAEWSNMPALGGGSFWAGRRFYKRNDIHISDYYYWNQSATGFGFDEVAIGDLKYSYVFSRKDNVFQDPYINRHDFNVAGFQTNPGGEVELGVSYLDKPDSTDAHSGWSVAAQHKQKEFLGGVNTFALQYGRGPGTALGYTGDPTLDNSNQSWRVVEFFDWQVTPRFGGQFEVIYQKDKRPDGDDQNWLSVGVRPVYAITEQFKLVTELGRDQVEAPGGTRKLTKFTIAPTWSPAGPGFWQRPEIRLYYTYASWNEAAQRAASELAAGSALSDTGAFGDALHGSNFGVQLEYWWK, translated from the coding sequence ATGAGCACGACGATCAAAGGTTTGTGGGTACTGCCCTGCGCGCTTTTCGCGGTTTCCGGTGTGGCGCAAGCGGTGGAATTCACCGGCTACATGCGCAGCGGCGCCGGTGGGTCCAGCGAGGGCGGCACGCAATCCTGCTTCCAGCTGCCGGGGGCGCAATCCAAGTACCGTCTGGGCAACGAGTGCGAGCAGTACATCGAACTGGACCTGCGCCAGGACCTCGCCAGGCTCGATGACGGATCGGTGATCAGTGTCGAAGGCATGGCGCAGCTGTTCAACGAATACGGCCACACCCCCGAGTTCACGGGCGACCACGGCTTCACACGGATGAACCAGATGTATGCCGAGTGGAGCAACATGCCGGCGCTGGGCGGTGGCTCCTTCTGGGCGGGGCGCCGCTTCTACAAGCGCAACGATATCCACATCTCCGACTACTACTACTGGAACCAGAGCGCCACCGGCTTCGGCTTCGATGAAGTGGCCATTGGCGACCTGAAGTACAGCTACGTGTTCTCGCGCAAGGACAACGTCTTCCAGGACCCCTACATCAACCGCCACGACTTCAACGTGGCCGGCTTCCAGACCAACCCCGGCGGCGAGGTGGAACTGGGCGTCAGCTACCTCGACAAGCCCGACAGCACCGATGCCCACAGCGGCTGGTCGGTGGCGGCGCAGCACAAGCAGAAGGAATTCCTCGGCGGGGTGAACACCTTCGCCCTGCAGTACGGCCGTGGGCCAGGCACCGCGCTGGGCTATACCGGCGACCCCACGCTGGACAACAGCAACCAGAGCTGGCGCGTGGTGGAGTTCTTCGATTGGCAGGTGACGCCGCGCTTCGGTGGCCAGTTCGAGGTGATCTACCAGAAGGACAAGCGCCCGGATGGCGACGACCAGAACTGGCTCTCCGTCGGTGTGCGCCCGGTCTACGCCATTACCGAGCAGTTCAAGCTGGTCACCGAACTTGGCCGGGACCAGGTGGAAGCCCCCGGCGGCACCCGCAAGCTGACCAAGTTCACCATCGCACCCACCTGGTCGCCAGCCGGTCCGGGCTTCTGGCAGCGCCCGGAAATCCGTCTGTATTACACCTACGCCAGCTGGAACGAAGCGGCCCAGCGTGCGGCCAGCGAACTGGCGGCGGGTTCGGCGCTGTCCGATACCGGTGCCTTCGGCGACGCGCTGCACGGCTCCAACTTCGGTGTGCAACTGGAGTACTGGTGGAAGTGA
- a CDS encoding D-hexose-6-phosphate mutarotase, giving the protein MRSARPHRVRAGEGVDHPFADLLRPAAGQPFRWAEHQGRELLLVEHSRCSAVFSRQGGQLLHFQPHGERPLLWCATRWPRIGAIRGGVPVCWPWFGRHPMEGGWPHHGWARLSDWRLIHKAADDNGVRVTWRLDLHDWQVELEAELGGRMSLQLVTRHRDSEPCVLSHALHAYWRVSDVARVALLGLDGAEGRDLLSREPCRQGGELRVIDGCHRVFRQGGRVKIQDAGWQRRLCIDGGNNPNTVVWHPGSRPLSEVSWAEGLGFLSVQGAACGDDSAELVAGEEARLSLEAWVG; this is encoded by the coding sequence ATGCGCAGTGCCAGGCCGCATCGGGTGAGAGCGGGGGAGGGCGTCGACCACCCCTTCGCCGACCTGTTGCGTCCGGCAGCCGGGCAGCCGTTCCGCTGGGCCGAACACCAGGGCCGCGAGCTGCTGCTGGTGGAGCATTCGCGCTGCTCGGCGGTGTTCAGTCGCCAGGGCGGCCAGTTGCTGCACTTCCAGCCCCACGGCGAGCGCCCCTTGCTCTGGTGCGCAACGCGCTGGCCACGCATTGGCGCCATTCGCGGCGGCGTGCCGGTGTGCTGGCCCTGGTTCGGCCGCCACCCCATGGAGGGCGGCTGGCCCCACCACGGCTGGGCGCGGTTGTCCGACTGGCGACTTATCCACAAGGCCGCCGACGACAATGGCGTGCGCGTGACCTGGCGCCTGGATCTGCACGACTGGCAAGTGGAACTGGAGGCAGAACTGGGTGGGCGCATGAGTCTGCAACTGGTCACCCGTCACCGCGACAGCGAACCCTGCGTGCTCAGCCATGCGCTGCACGCCTACTGGCGGGTGAGCGACGTGGCGCGGGTCGCCCTGCTCGGGCTGGACGGCGCCGAAGGGCGCGATCTGCTGAGCCGCGAACCCTGTCGGCAAGGGGGCGAGCTGCGCGTGATCGATGGCTGCCACCGGGTGTTCCGGCAGGGTGGCCGCGTGAAGATTCAGGATGCCGGTTGGCAGCGGCGTTTGTGCATCGATGGTGGGAACAATCCGAACACCGTGGTCTGGCATCCCGGCAGCCGTCCTTTATCCGAAGTGAGCTGGGCGGAGGGGCTGGGATTTCTTTCCGTGCAGGGCGCGGCCTGTGGAGACGACAGTGCGGAGCTGGTGGCGGGGGAGGAGGCGAGGTTGAGTCTGGAGGCGTGGGTTGGATGA
- a CDS encoding MurR/RpiR family transcriptional regulator, whose product MDRVHNLLEQIQNRLDELNKAERKVAEVILRDPQQATRYSIAALAQAAQVSEPTVNRFCRSFGVNGYPELKMQLAQSLASGAAYVSQAVAADDGPEAYTRKIFGSAIASLDSALQSLDPQLISRAVDLMIQARQIHFFGLGASASVALDAQHKFFRFNLAVSAHSDVLMQRMLASVAHTGDLFVIISYTGRTRELVEVARLARQNGASVLGLTAAGSPLAKASTLSLDIPLPEDTDIYMPMTSRIIQLTVLDVLATGMTLRRGVDFQPHLRKIKESLNASRYPAEEEPS is encoded by the coding sequence ATGGACCGCGTGCACAATCTGCTGGAGCAGATCCAGAACCGCCTCGACGAACTCAACAAGGCCGAGCGCAAGGTCGCCGAAGTCATCCTGCGCGACCCGCAGCAGGCCACCCGCTACAGCATCGCGGCCCTGGCCCAGGCGGCTCAGGTCAGCGAGCCGACAGTGAACCGCTTCTGCCGCTCCTTCGGCGTCAACGGCTACCCGGAACTGAAGATGCAGCTGGCGCAAAGCCTGGCCAGCGGTGCCGCCTACGTGAGCCAGGCGGTCGCCGCCGACGATGGTCCCGAGGCCTACACCCGGAAGATCTTCGGCAGTGCCATCGCCTCCCTGGACAGCGCCCTGCAGAGCCTCGACCCGCAGTTGATCAGCCGCGCCGTGGACCTGATGATCCAGGCCCGGCAGATCCATTTCTTCGGGCTCGGCGCCTCCGCCTCGGTGGCCCTGGACGCCCAGCACAAGTTCTTTCGCTTCAACCTCGCCGTATCCGCCCATTCCGATGTCCTGATGCAGCGGATGCTGGCGTCGGTGGCCCATACGGGCGACCTCTTCGTGATCATTTCCTACACCGGCCGCACCCGCGAACTGGTGGAAGTGGCGCGCCTGGCGCGCCAGAACGGCGCCTCGGTGCTCGGCCTTACCGCCGCAGGTTCGCCGCTGGCCAAAGCCAGCACCTTGAGCCTCGACATCCCGCTGCCGGAAGACACCGACATCTACATGCCGATGACCTCGCGCATCATCCAGCTCACCGTGCTCGACGTGCTCGCCACCGGCATGACCCTGCGCCGCGGCGTCGACTTCCAGCCGCATCTGCGCAAGATCAAGGAAAGCCTCAATGCCAGCCGGTATCCGGCGGAAGAGGAGCCGTCCTGA
- the zwf gene encoding glucose-6-phosphate dehydrogenase gives MASQPVEPCTLALFGGLGDLALRKLFPALYQLDRAGLLAADTRILALGRESGEPATHMAEIGEHLRRYVPAGEVEEGAMQRFLARLDYLSMDFLDTDAYPVLADKLGPVARMIAYFATPAAVYGAICEGLAAAGLAERTRVVLEKPIGHDLDSSRAVNEAVAAHFPENRTYRIDHYLGKETVQNLIALRFANSLFETQWNQHHISHVEITVAEQVGIEGRWGYFDQAGQLRDMIQNHLLQLLCLIAMDPPSDLSADSIRDEKVKVLKALAPIAPEQLGQQVVRGQYVAGNILGKTVPGYLEEEHANTHSDTETFVALRAEIRNWRWSGVPFYLRTGKRMPQKLSQIVIHFKEPPHYIFAPEQRPLISNRLVIRLQPDEGISLQVMTKEQGLDKGMQLRSDPLQLSFSNTYRSARIPDAYERLLLEVMKGNQNLFVRKDEIEYAWKWCDQLIAGWRQQGDAPRPYAAGTWGPTASIALITRDGRSWYGDL, from the coding sequence ATGGCCTCACAACCTGTCGAACCCTGCACCCTGGCCCTGTTCGGCGGCCTCGGTGACCTGGCACTGCGCAAGCTGTTCCCCGCGCTCTATCAACTGGACCGTGCCGGGCTGCTGGCCGCCGATACGCGCATCCTCGCCCTGGGCCGTGAAAGCGGCGAGCCCGCCACCCATATGGCCGAGATCGGCGAACACCTGCGCCGCTACGTGCCGGCCGGTGAGGTTGAGGAGGGCGCCATGCAGCGTTTCCTGGCCCGGCTCGACTACCTCTCGATGGACTTCCTCGACACTGATGCCTACCCGGTCCTGGCCGACAAGCTGGGCCCGGTGGCCAGGATGATCGCCTACTTCGCCACGCCCGCCGCCGTTTACGGCGCCATCTGCGAAGGTCTGGCCGCCGCCGGGCTGGCCGAGCGCACCCGCGTGGTGCTGGAGAAACCCATCGGTCATGACCTGGATTCCTCACGCGCGGTGAACGAAGCGGTGGCGGCGCACTTTCCGGAGAACCGCACCTACCGGATCGACCACTACCTGGGCAAGGAGACGGTGCAGAACCTGATTGCCCTGCGCTTCGCCAACAGCCTGTTCGAGACGCAGTGGAACCAGCACCACATCTCCCACGTGGAAATCACCGTGGCCGAGCAGGTGGGCATCGAGGGCCGCTGGGGCTATTTCGACCAGGCCGGCCAGTTGCGCGACATGATCCAGAACCACCTGCTGCAGCTGCTCTGCCTGATCGCCATGGACCCGCCCAGCGACCTCTCCGCCGACAGCATCCGCGACGAAAAGGTGAAGGTGCTGAAAGCCCTGGCGCCCATCGCCCCGGAACAGCTCGGACAGCAGGTGGTGCGTGGCCAGTACGTGGCCGGCAACATCCTCGGCAAGACGGTGCCCGGCTATCTGGAGGAAGAACACGCCAATACCCACAGCGACACCGAAACCTTCGTTGCCCTGCGGGCGGAGATCCGCAACTGGCGCTGGTCCGGCGTGCCCTTCTACCTGCGTACCGGTAAGCGCATGCCGCAGAAGCTCTCGCAGATCGTCATACACTTCAAGGAACCGCCGCACTACATCTTCGCCCCCGAGCAGCGGCCGTTGATCAGCAATCGCCTGGTCATCCGCCTGCAGCCGGACGAAGGCATTTCCCTGCAGGTGATGACCAAGGAGCAGGGCCTGGACAAGGGCATGCAACTGCGCAGCGACCCGCTGCAGCTGAGCTTCTCCAACACCTATCGCAGTGCGCGGATTCCAGACGCCTACGAGCGTCTGCTGCTGGAAGTGATGAAGGGCAACCAGAATCTCTTCGTGCGCAAGGACGAAATCGAATACGCCTGGAAATGGTGCGACCAGCTGATCGCCGGGTGGCGGCAGCAGGGCGACGCGCCCAGACCCTACGCGGCGGGAACCTGGGGGCCGACGGCCTCCATTGCATTGATCACCCGTGATGGCAGGAGCTGGTATGGCGATCTTTAA
- the pgl gene encoding 6-phosphogluconolactonase encodes MAIFNLDLPTQVTGLSLGSPEQLAGELAITVANALRAAIDARGAAVLVVSGGRSPIAFFERLRGQTLDWSKVTISLADERFVPVSHADSNEGLVRHHLLKGEAASARFLGLYHSAPNLDEAARLAHVALAELGAIDVLVLGMGEDGHTASLFPGSPNLEQALSTGCERRCLPMQAPSVPRQRLTLTLPLLASAQLTLLAVQGQAKLATLAAALAGEDEAAMPIRAFLRRPLEIHWCP; translated from the coding sequence ATGGCGATCTTTAATCTCGACCTGCCGACGCAGGTGACCGGGCTCAGCCTCGGCAGCCCCGAACAACTGGCCGGCGAGCTGGCCATCACCGTTGCCAACGCCCTGCGCGCGGCCATCGATGCCCGTGGTGCGGCCGTGCTGGTGGTGTCCGGCGGGCGCAGCCCGATCGCATTCTTCGAACGCCTGCGCGGCCAGACCCTGGACTGGTCGAAGGTCACCATCAGCCTGGCCGACGAACGCTTCGTGCCGGTCAGCCATGCCGACAGCAATGAAGGTCTGGTACGCCACCACCTGTTGAAGGGGGAGGCCGCCAGTGCGCGCTTCCTCGGCCTCTACCACAGTGCGCCGAACCTGGATGAGGCCGCCCGCCTGGCCCATGTGGCCCTGGCCGAACTGGGCGCTATCGACGTGCTGGTGCTGGGCATGGGCGAGGACGGTCACACCGCTTCGCTGTTCCCCGGCAGCCCGAACCTCGAGCAGGCCCTGAGTACAGGCTGCGAGCGCCGCTGCCTGCCGATGCAGGCCCCCAGCGTGCCGCGCCAGCGCCTCACCCTGACCCTGCCGCTGCTGGCCAGTGCGCAGCTGACCCTGCTGGCCGTACAAGGCCAGGCCAAGCTGGCCACCCTGGCCGCCGCCCTGGCGGGCGAAGACGAGGCGGCCATGCCGATTCGCGCCTTCCTCCGCCGTCCCCTGGAAATCCACTGGTGCCCCTGA
- a CDS encoding bifunctional 4-hydroxy-2-oxoglutarate aldolase/2-dehydro-3-deoxy-phosphogluconate aldolase has translation MTSLPTNRATSREAVPSMADKAALIDILCGAARILPVITVEREQDALPLADALAAGGLRTLEITLRSEHGLSAIRTLREQRPELCVGAGTVLDEWMLAEAEAAGSQFIVTPGCTAELLRAGVYSPLPLLPGISSASEIMLGYALGYRRFKLFPAEVCGGIKALKAFGGPFPGIRFCPTGGVNPDNLRDYMALPNVMCVGGTWMMDKDWIRNGDWQRIQETTAAALELLR, from the coding sequence ATGACCAGCCTCCCCACCAATCGGGCCACCAGTCGCGAAGCCGTGCCGAGCATGGCCGACAAGGCTGCCCTGATCGACATTCTCTGCGGTGCGGCACGCATCCTTCCGGTGATCACCGTCGAGCGCGAGCAGGACGCCCTGCCGCTGGCCGATGCCCTGGCCGCCGGTGGCCTGCGTACCCTGGAAATCACCCTGCGTTCCGAGCATGGCCTGTCCGCGATCCGCACCCTGCGTGAGCAGCGTCCGGAGCTTTGCGTCGGTGCCGGCACCGTGCTGGATGAGTGGATGCTCGCCGAGGCCGAGGCCGCCGGCTCGCAATTCATCGTCACCCCCGGCTGCACCGCCGAACTGCTGCGGGCCGGCGTCTACAGCCCGTTGCCGTTGCTGCCGGGCATCAGCAGCGCCTCGGAAATCATGCTCGGCTACGCCCTGGGCTATCGCCGCTTCAAGCTCTTCCCGGCGGAAGTCTGCGGTGGCATCAAGGCCCTCAAGGCCTTCGGCGGCCCTTTCCCGGGTATCCGCTTCTGCCCCACCGGCGGGGTCAATCCCGACAACCTGCGCGACTACATGGCCCTGCCCAACGTGATGTGCGTGGGCGGCACCTGGATGATGGACAAGGACTGGATCCGCAACGGCGACTGGCAGCGCATCCAGGAAACCACGGCAGCGGCATTGGAGCTGTTGCGCTGA
- a CDS encoding NADP-dependent glyceraldehyde-3-phosphate dehydrogenase has protein sequence MTNNNLEALFPTADQIPERYRPGAPIEQREYLVNGELLSWQGPLAAVRSPVFLAGEKGDEQVVLGSTPLLDADAALAALDAAVAAYDHGQGAWPTMRVAERIQHVEKFLARMREQREAVVRLLMWEIGKNLKDSEKEFDRTCDYIVDTIEALKELDRRSSRFELEQGTLGQIRRVPLGVALCMGPYNYPLNETFTTLIPALIMGNTVVFKPAKFGVLLIRPLLEAFRDSFPAGVINVIYGRGRETVSAIMASGKVDVFAFIGTHSGAADLKKLHPRPHRLRAALGLDAKNPGIVLPKVDLDNAVNEAITGALSFNGQRCTALKILFVHEDVLEPFLDKFCTRLATLKPGMPWEDGVALTPLPEPGKVDYLNALLEDAVAKGAKVVNPGGGSHRQSFFYPAVLSPVSPEMRLYHEEQFGPLIPVVPYRELEEVIDYVLHSDYGQQLSLFGDDAAQVGRLVDAFANQVGRININAQCQRGPDTFPFNGRKNSAEGTLSVHDALRVFSIRTLVATRFQEDNKALVSEIIRNRESNFLTTDYIF, from the coding sequence ATGACTAACAACAACCTCGAAGCCCTGTTCCCCACTGCCGACCAGATTCCCGAGCGTTACCGCCCCGGCGCGCCCATCGAACAGCGCGAGTACCTGGTGAACGGTGAGCTGCTGAGTTGGCAGGGCCCGCTGGCGGCAGTGCGCAGTCCGGTGTTCCTGGCGGGCGAGAAGGGCGATGAACAGGTGGTGCTGGGCAGCACGCCGCTGCTGGATGCCGATGCCGCGCTGGCGGCCCTGGATGCCGCCGTCGCTGCCTACGACCACGGGCAGGGTGCCTGGCCGACCATGCGCGTGGCCGAGCGTATCCAGCATGTGGAGAAGTTCCTCGCCCGCATGCGCGAGCAGCGCGAGGCGGTGGTCAGGCTGCTGATGTGGGAGATCGGCAAGAACCTCAAGGATTCCGAGAAGGAGTTCGACCGCACCTGCGACTACATCGTCGACACCATCGAGGCGCTCAAGGAGCTGGACCGCCGCTCCAGCCGCTTCGAACTGGAGCAGGGCACCCTCGGCCAGATCCGCCGCGTGCCGCTGGGCGTGGCGCTGTGCATGGGGCCATACAACTATCCGCTGAACGAGACCTTCACCACGCTGATTCCGGCGCTGATCATGGGCAACACCGTGGTCTTCAAACCGGCCAAGTTCGGCGTGCTGCTGATCCGCCCGCTGCTGGAAGCCTTCCGCGACAGCTTCCCGGCTGGCGTCATCAACGTCATCTACGGCCGCGGCCGCGAAACCGTCAGCGCCATCATGGCCAGCGGCAAGGTGGATGTGTTCGCCTTCATCGGCACCCATTCCGGCGCCGCCGACCTGAAGAAGCTGCACCCGCGCCCGCACCGCCTGCGCGCGGCGCTGGGCCTGGACGCCAAGAACCCTGGCATCGTCCTGCCGAAGGTGGACCTGGACAACGCGGTCAACGAAGCCATCACCGGCGCCCTGTCGTTCAACGGCCAGCGCTGCACCGCGCTGAAGATCCTCTTCGTCCACGAAGACGTGCTCGAACCCTTTCTCGACAAGTTCTGCACCAGGCTGGCCACCCTCAAGCCCGGCATGCCCTGGGAGGACGGTGTGGCCCTGACGCCCCTGCCCGAACCGGGCAAGGTCGACTACCTCAATGCCCTGCTGGAAGATGCCGTGGCCAAGGGGGCCAAAGTGGTCAATCCGGGCGGCGGCAGCCACCGGCAGAGTTTCTTCTATCCCGCCGTGCTGAGTCCGGTGAGTCCGGAGATGCGCCTTTACCATGAGGAACAGTTCGGACCGCTGATTCCGGTGGTGCCGTATCGCGAGCTGGAAGAAGTGATCGACTATGTGCTGCATTCCGACTACGGCCAGCAGCTCAGCCTGTTCGGCGACGATGCGGCCCAGGTCGGCCGGCTGGTGGATGCCTTCGCCAATCAGGTAGGGCGCATCAACATCAACGCCCAGTGCCAGCGCGGCCCCGACACCTTCCCCTTCAATGGCCGGAAGAACTCGGCCGAAGGCACGCTGTCGGTACATGACGCCCTGCGGGTGTTCTCCATCCGCACCCTGGTGGCGACCAGGTTCCAGGAAGACAACAAGGCACTGGTCAGCGAGATCATCCGCAACCGCGAGTCGAACTTCCTGACCACGGATTACATTTTCTGA
- a CDS encoding shikimate 5-dehydrogenase — MPRPISRDTRLCMSLSGRPGNFGTRFHNYLYEALDLDFVYKAFTTTDLPAAIGGIRALGIRGCAVSMPFKEACIPLLDELDTSASAIDSVNTIVADDGRLRGYNTDYSAVASLLASHAVPRDIRFVVRGSGGMAKAVASAFRDSGYRHGTIVARNPQTGPALARGCGYAWLAELGDEEPQMLVNVTPLGMEGGPDADALAFTREQVAATDWVFDVVALPVETPLILLARELGKPVITGAEVIVLQAVEQFVLYTGVRPEAELIEKAAEFARG; from the coding sequence ATGCCCCGCCCCATCAGCCGAGACACCCGGCTCTGCATGTCGCTGTCCGGCCGTCCCGGCAATTTCGGCACGCGCTTTCACAACTACCTCTACGAAGCCCTCGACCTGGACTTCGTCTACAAGGCCTTCACCACCACCGATCTGCCGGCGGCCATCGGCGGCATTCGCGCCCTGGGCATTCGCGGTTGCGCGGTGTCCATGCCGTTCAAGGAGGCCTGCATCCCATTGCTGGACGAACTGGATACCTCGGCTTCGGCCATCGACTCGGTCAACACCATCGTCGCCGACGACGGCCGGCTGAGGGGCTACAACACCGACTACAGCGCCGTGGCCAGCCTGCTGGCGAGCCACGCCGTACCACGGGACATCCGTTTTGTGGTGCGCGGCAGCGGCGGCATGGCCAAGGCCGTGGCCAGCGCCTTTCGCGACAGCGGTTACCGCCACGGCACGATAGTCGCTCGCAACCCGCAGACCGGCCCGGCGCTGGCCCGGGGCTGTGGATATGCATGGCTGGCGGAGCTGGGCGACGAGGAGCCGCAGATGCTGGTCAACGTCACCCCGCTGGGCATGGAAGGCGGCCCGGATGCCGACGCCCTGGCCTTCACCCGCGAACAGGTAGCGGCGACAGACTGGGTTTTCGACGTGGTGGCGCTGCCGGTGGAAACCCCACTGATCCTTCTGGCCCGTGAGCTGGGCAAGCCGGTGATCACGGGTGCCGAAGTCATAGTGCTGCAGGCGGTGGAGCAGTTCGTGCTCTACACAGGCGTGAGGCCGGAGGCGGAACTGATAGAGAAAGCGGCGGAGTTCGCGCGAGGTTAG